From Anopheles coluzzii chromosome 3, AcolN3, whole genome shotgun sequence, the proteins below share one genomic window:
- the LOC120958644 gene encoding proteasome subunit beta type-6, which yields MDSDCSNDWRNAHHSTGTTIMAVEFDGGVVIGADSRTSTGTYVANRVTDKLTKLTDKIYCCRSGSAADTQAIADIVAYSLNYHENQTGEPPLVEDAANEFRQYCYNYRDTLVAGIIVAGWDAKHGGQVYSVPVGGMQIRQSVTIGGSGSSYIYGFVKENYREGMPRDECVEFVKKSIFHAMYHDGSSGGVCRIGVITKDGVEREVFFAPRDYENVGARRAGAPSVSVQA from the exons ATGGATTCGGATTGCTCTAACGACTGGAGAAACGCTCACCACAGCACGGGT ACCACAATCATGGCGGTGGAGTTTGACGGTGGGGTCGTGATCGGTGCCGATTCGCGTACCAGCACCGGTACGTACGTCGCGAACCGCGTCACGGACAAGCTGACCAAGCTGACGGACAAAATCTACTGCTGCCGTTCCGGGTCGGCCGCAGACACACAGGCGATCGCGGACATCGTTGCCTACTCGCTGAACTACCACGA GAACCAAACCGGCGAACCGCCGCTGGTCGAGGACGCTGCGAACGAGTTCCGTCAGTACTGCTACAACTACCGCGATACGCTCGTCGCCGGCATCATCGTGGCCGGGTGGGACGCCAAGCACGGCGGCCAGGTGTACTCGGTCCCGGTCGGTGGTATGCAGATCCGGCAGAGCGTCACGATCGGCGGGTCGGGCAGCTCGTACATCTACGGCTTCGTGAAGGAAAACTATCGCGAGGGGATGCCGCGGGACGAGTGCGTAGAGTTTGTGAAGAAATCGATCTTCCACGCGATGTACCATGATGGTAGCTCGGGCGGCGTCTGCCGCATCGGGGTGATCACGAAGGATGGCGTCGAGCGGGAAGTGTTCTTTGCCCCGCGGGATTATGAGAATGTTGGTGCGCGCCGTGCCGGAGCACCGAGCGTTTCCGTGCAGGCTTAA